In a single window of the Candidatus Neomarinimicrobiota bacterium genome:
- the recA gene encoding recombinase RecA, with product MTEQKQRIQAIESTITYIDRQFGKGSLMRLGDKALEKINVIPTGSLLLDVATGVGGIPRGRVTEIFGPEASGKTTLALHIIAEAQKTGGYAAFIDVEHAMDPGYAQNLGVDTANLLVSQPDTGEQALEITEALVRSRAIDVIVIDSVAALVPKAELDGEMGDSHVGLQARLMSQALRKLTGTVSKSHTAVVFINQIREKVGVVYGNPEVTPGGRALKFYTSLRLDIRRIAAIKEGDTLIGNRTRVKVVKNKVAPPFKAAEFDLMYGTGISFEGDLLDIGLQADIIQKSGAWYSHGDMRLGQGRENAKLFLQENPEIREAVAREVRAFLGLGAARVEEAQPPGESAAATVEEQ from the coding sequence ATGACCGAACAGAAGCAAAGAATCCAGGCCATCGAGTCTACGATCACTTACATAGACCGCCAGTTCGGCAAGGGATCCCTGATGCGCCTGGGAGACAAGGCCTTGGAAAAGATCAACGTTATTCCAACGGGTTCCCTGTTGTTGGATGTGGCCACAGGTGTGGGGGGTATCCCCCGGGGCAGGGTTACCGAGATCTTCGGTCCTGAGGCCTCCGGAAAGACCACCCTGGCCCTGCATATCATTGCCGAGGCCCAGAAGACTGGGGGCTATGCCGCCTTTATTGATGTGGAGCACGCGATGGATCCCGGCTACGCCCAGAACCTGGGGGTGGATACGGCCAACTTACTGGTTTCCCAGCCTGATACCGGCGAACAAGCCCTGGAGATCACCGAAGCCCTGGTACGCAGCCGGGCCATTGATGTGATTGTGATCGATTCGGTGGCCGCCCTGGTTCCCAAGGCGGAGCTGGACGGCGAGATGGGCGACAGCCACGTGGGTCTGCAGGCACGGCTTATGTCCCAGGCACTGCGCAAGCTCACCGGCACGGTCTCCAAATCCCACACGGCGGTGGTATTTATCAATCAGATCCGCGAGAAGGTCGGCGTGGTGTACGGCAATCCTGAAGTCACCCCTGGTGGCCGGGCGCTGAAGTTTTACACCTCCCTGCGGCTGGATATCCGGCGCATCGCCGCTATCAAAGAAGGCGATACCCTCATCGGCAACCGTACCAGGGTGAAAGTGGTAAAGAATAAGGTGGCTCCACCTTTCAAGGCTGCCGAGTTCGATCTCATGTACGGTACCGGTATCTCCTTTGAGGGTGATCTGCTGGATATTGGCCTGCAGGCTGACATCATTCAGAAGAGTGGAGCCTGGTACTCCCATGGCGATATGCGTCTGGGACAGGGCCGGGAAAATGCAAAGCTATTCCTGCAGGAGAACCCTGAGATCAGGGAGGCTGTTGCGAGGGAGGTGCGGGCGTTTCTGGGCTTGGGAGCAGCCCGGGTTGAGGAGGCACAACCCCCGGGAGAGTCGGCGGCAGCGACCGTAGAGGAGCAGTAG